The Mycolicibacterium cosmeticum DNA window TTCTTCAGCAGATCCTGATAAGTGCCGCTGTGTACGATCCGGCCGCCGTGCTCGCCGGCGGCCGGACCGATGTCGACCACCCAGTCGGCGTGGGCGATGGTGTCCAGGTCGTGCTCCACCACGATGAGGGTGTTGCCCAGGTTGCGCAGCCGGACCAGGGTGTCGATGAGCTTGCGGTTGTCGCGCTGGTGCAGCCCGATGGAGGGCTCGTCGAGCACATACAGCACGCCGACCAGGCCGGAGCCAATCTGGGTGGCCAGCCGGATGCGCTGCGCCTCGCCACCGGACAGGGTGGCCGCCGCGCGGGACAGCGACAGGTATTCCAGTCCGACGTCGAGCAGGAAGCCCAGCCGGGACTGGATCTCCTTGAGCACCTGACCGGCGATGGCCTGCTCGCGCGCGCCCAGGGTCAACGCGTTGAGGAAGTTCGCGCAGTCGGCGATGGACAGTTCGGCGACCTCGGCGATCGACTTGGCCCCGTAGGTACCGGCGGCGAGGGTGACCGCGAGGATCTCCGGCTTGAGCCGGGTGCCCGCACATTCCGGGCACGGAATGTCGCGCATGAAGCCCTCGTAGCGTTCCTTCATCTGCTCGGACTCGGTCTGCTCCATCCGCCGCTGCAGGAAGGCCAGCACGCCTTCGAAGTCGGCGTAGTAGGACCGAGTGCGCCCGTACCGGTTCTTGTACCGGACGTGCACCTGGTGGTCGGAGCCCTCCAGGATCGCCTTACGCGCCTTGGCCGGGAGCTTCTTCCACGGGGTGTTGACGTCGAACCCCAGCTCCTCACCGAGGCCGGCCATCATCCGGGTGAAGTACTCCGAGGTGTGCCCCATGGACCAGGGCGCCACCGCACCCTCGGCGAGCGTCAGCTCCGGATCCGGGACGACGAGTTCCGGGTCGACCTCCTTCTTGATGCCCAGGCCGGTGCATTCGGGGCAGGCGCCGTAGGGCGAGTTGAAGGAGAAGGACCGCGGTTCCAGGTCGTCGACGGCCAGCGGGTGCCCGTTGGGGCAGGCCAGCTTCTCCGAGAATCGCTGTTCCCGGTGCGGGTGGTCGTCGTCGCGGTCGACGAATTCGAGCACGACGATGCCGTCGGCCAGGCCGAGTGCGGTCTCCACCGAGTCGGTGAGCCGTTGCTTGCTGCTGGCTTTCACGGTGAGGCGGTCGACCACCACCTCGATATCGTGCTTCTCCTGCTTCTTCAGCTTGGGCGGGTCGGTCAGCGGGTGCACCACACCGTCGACCCGGACCCGGCTGTAGCCCTGTGAGTTGAGCTTGTCGAACAGGTCGACGAACTCACCCTTGCGGGTGCGCACCACCGGGGCCAGCACCTGGAAGCGCAGGCCCTCGTCCATCGCGAGCACCTGGTCGACGATCTGCTGCGGGGTCTGCCGGGCGATGCGCTCACCGCAGACCGGGCAATGCGGGGTCCCGGCCCTGGCGTAGAGCAGGCGCAGGTAGTCGTACACCTCGGTGATGGTGCCGACGGTCGAGCGCGGGTTGCGGTTGGTGGACTTCTGGTCGATCGACACCGCCGGGGACAGACCCTCGATGAAGTCGACATCGGGCTTGTCCATCTGGCCGAGGAACTGCCGGGCGTAGGCCGACAGCGACTCGACGTAGCGACGCTGCCCCTCGGCGAAGATGGTGTCGAACGCCAGCGACGACTTCCCCGATCCCGACAAACCGGTGAACACGATCATCGCGTCGCGGGGCAGGTCAAGGTCGACGCCGCGCAGGTTGTGTTCGCGCGCGCCCTTGACGACTAGACGGTCAGACACCGATTTTCCTCCTGAGGACAGAATTCACAGCCATGCTAGGTGTACCCACCGACAAGACGTAGCCAAGCTGGAGCCACCCGGGGTCGGGCCGGATAGCGTGGGCAGGGTGAACAGTCCACACAGCCTCGTCAGTGACGACTACACCGGCCACCTCGACCCCGGGACGGCTGCCCGGCGCACCCTGCCCGCAGCCACGATCATCAAGGCCTCGGTCGGCCCGATGGACAACAACGCCTACCTGATCACTTGTTCCGAAACCGGGAAAACCCTGCTCATCGACGCGGCGAATGACGCCGACCGGCTCGTCGAGCTGATCAGGACACACGCTCCCGACATCTCTCTCATTGTGACCAGTCACCAGCATCCCGACCACTGGCAGGCACTGGAAGCCGTGGCGAAGGCCACAGGGGCACCGACCGCCGCGCACGCGCTGGACGCCGAACCGCTACCGGTGCGGCCGTACCGGATCCTGTCCGACGGCGACACCGTCCCCATCGGGAACCTCACCTTCGACGTCATCCACCTGCAAGGCCACACCGAGGGGTCGGTCGCACTGGCGCTGCGCGGTGCCGACTCCGACGTGACCCACCTCTTCACCGGGGACTGCCTGTTCCCCGGCGGGGTGGGCAAGACCTGGAAGGACGGCGACTTCGAACGGCTGCTCGGTGACGTCAGCACCAAGCTGTTCGACCGCTATCCCGACTCGACGGTGGTCTATCCCGGCCACGGCGACGACACCACGCTGGGCGCCGAACGCCCGCACCTTGAGGAGTGGAAGCAGCGCGGCTGGTAGACGCGCTGCGTTCGGGTCATGTCCAGGCGACCGGCAACCGTTTGATGCCGTGGATGAACGCCGACCGCAGGATGGCCGGTTCGGCGATCGCGACGATCTCGGGCACCCGTAACCGCAGTTCGTCGAAGAGCACCCGGATCTCGCGGCGGGCCAGATTGGCACCCAGACAGAAGTGCGCGCCGCCCGCACCGTAGCCGATCTGCGGGTTCGGATTCCTGGTGACGTCGAACCGGTAGGGGTCGGCAAACTTCGTCTCGTCGCGATTGGCCGACGCGTACCACATGGACACCTTGTCGCCGGCCTTCATCGAGATGCCGCGCATCTCGATGTCCTCGGTCAGGTTGCGGCGCATGAAGATCAGTGGCGATGCCCACCGGACGATCTCTTCGACCGCGGTCGGGGCGACGGTGTCGAAGTCGTCCCACCAGATCTGGCGCTGTTCTGGATAGCGGGTCAGCGCGACCATGCCGTGGCTGATCGCATTGCGGGTGGTCTCGTTGCCGGCCGCCGACAGCAGGATGAAGAACGAGGCGATCTCGGCGGAGCTGAGCCGTTCCCCGTCGACTTCGGCCTGCACCAGGTTGGTGGTCAGATCCTCTGCCGGTCGAGCCCGCCGAAGCTCGGCCAATTCCATTCCATATGTCGCCAAACTCGTTGACACCTTGAGGATTTCGTCGTAGTCGCCGGACACTTCGTCGTCCCCGGCGCCGAGCAGCACCGTGGTCCAGTGGAAGACGTCGGCCTCGTCCTCTTCGGGAATGCCCATCAGGTCACAGATGATCTGCAGGGGAAGCTGCCCGGCCACCTCGGCCACGAAGTCCGCTTCGCCATCTGGGTGCCGGTCGATCATCTGCGCAACCAGCCGCCGCGCCCGCTCGCGCACGCTGTCCTCGATGCGGGCCACCACCTTGGGTGTGAACGCGCGATTGACGATCCCCCGCAATCGCAGGTGTCGCGGGTCGTCGAGCGTGATCATCGACCCGAAGAATTCGGCGATCTCGGCCGGCACATCGGACAACGAGGTGCTCGTCGGGCTGGAACTGAAGATTTCCGGATGGCGGCTGGCGTGGCGCACATCCTCATAGGTGGTGAACGCCCAGTGTCCGGCGCCGGACGGGAACCCGGCGAATTCCGGCACCGAGAAGAAGGTGATCGGCGACTCACGACGCAGGGTGGCGAAGGCGCCGTCGCGGTGGTCGTCGTCCCACTCCCAGAACTCCAGCGAGCCGAGGTCGATATCGGCCAACGGCACCTCGGGCGGCGGTGCGCCGTTCCGGCGGGGCGCGATACCGGTATGGCTGAGTGTTGCGGTCATGGCTCGACCTCCCTCATGGCCGAGTGTGACACCGTGCGCATCGGGATGTCGCCGATTCGCCGACTCGGAGCTCGGCGACCGCCTGTTCACCGAACGGGCTCGATGGCGTCGATGGCGTGGCGCCAGTGCCCTCCTCATCGAAACCGACTCCCGGCGTGCCGAATTCGGGATCGTGAGTTTGTAAAGGTGGCGTAGAGCTGCGAAAGGCCCGGCGCGCGAGCGCCGGGCCTTTCGCGGGCGGTATCAGGACGTGTGCACGATGAGGACGTCGACCTTGGAACGGCGCGCCACGTTGGCCGGCACCGAGCCCAGCAGCCGGCCGGCGATGGTGGACAGGCCGACGTTGCCGACCACCAGCAGGTCGGCCCCGGAATCGTTGGCCAGGTCGACCAGCGCGTCGACGGGCGCTCCGACGATGGCCTTTTCCTCGATGTCGGTGGCTCCGGCCACCTTGGCCCGGTCGCTGGCCTCCTTGAGGATGGCGTAGATGGGGGCGTTGCCGGTCATCTTGTAGCCCTCGTCCTTCAGGACGTCGGCGGCGTGGTGGTCTTCACTCTGCGGGAAGTATGCCGTCGCGACGATCAGCTTGGCCCCGGCATTGGCCGCGATCTCTCCTGCGCGCTCCACGGCTCGCAGTGACGAATCCGATCCGTCCGTGCCGACGACCACGGTCCGATAGGCGCTCATTCATGCCCTCCCAGTCTCAGAACCTTCTCCATAGCTACGCCACCCGAGACAGTAACCCTTTGCTCGACGACCGGGGGCGCGATTCGCGACACCCGGCGCGCCGGTCACCGGCCCGGCGGCGCCTTTCGAGTACCGATGGTATCGGCTCGCCGCCCGGATCAGGCATTTTGGTGACGCAGGACATGCCCGTACCGGGCCGCGGACGTGACCGAGGTCAAACCGTCGGCACCCGTTGTGCGGACATCACAGCGGCCCTCAATGTCGTTCGCCGCGCCGGTGTTTGGGCACCGCACCGGTGCGGGCGGTGACGCCGGCCGCACCGGTACCGGAAGGTCCTGTGCCCCAGCGGTAATGACCCGACACAGCATCGACTGGACCGGCACGGGTGGGGGTATTACGGTTGCGCCCTACAACCTGAACGGGGGTCGACCAGGTGGAACTGTCCCTGCTCACGCGGCGGGAACCGGCTACGCTGCTGCGTTCCGGCCGCCTGGACGGGGTGCTGGTGGCGGTCTTCGCGATAGCCGTGAGCGCGGCCGGAGCCGCGCGGCCCTCGTTGTGGTTCGACGAGGCGGCCACCATCTCGGCGAGCACGCGCACCATCCCGGAGCTGGTGCGCCTGCTCGGCAATATCGACGCCGTGCACGGCGCGTACTACCTGCTGATGCACGGCTGGTTCGCGGTGTTCCCGGCCACCGAGTTCTGGTCCCGATTCTCCAGTTGCCTGGCCGTCGGGCTCGCCGCCGCCGGTGTGGTGGCGCTGGGCAGGCGGTTCGTCGGTCGCTCGGCCGCGGTCACCGCGGGTGTGGTGTTCGCGATCCTGCCGAGGGTGACGTGGGCCGGTATCGAGGCACGGTCGTATGCCCTGACGGCCGCCGCCGCGGTGTGGCTGACGGTGCTCCTGGTCGCAGCGTGCCGCCGGCCCCGCCTGTGGGTGGCCTATGGCGCCGGTTTGGTGCTGGCCGCCGTGCTCAACGTCTTCATGGTGCTGCTCGTGCTGCCGCACGCGGTGTTCGCCGCGACGCTGCGCGACCGCCGGTCCACCGCGGCGTGGGCCGGTGCCGCCGCCGCCGCGGTGCTCACCGTCGCGCCGTTGTTGTTGTTCTGCCGCACCCAGATAGCGCAGGTGCGGTGGATCTCCCCGCTGTCGGCACGCACGGTCGGCGAGATCCTCAAGGAGCAGTACTTCGACGACAGCCTGGCGTTCGCGGTGTGCGCTGGATTTATCCTGCTGCTGCCGTTGGCATTCCGGCGGCTGCGGCCGGCCGAACCGGGGGCACGTCGGCTGCTTCGGCTCTGCGCGGCCTGGGCGGTGCTGCCCACCGCGATGTTGCTGCTGTATTCGATTGTGGCCGAGCCGATTTATTATCCGCGCTATCTCACCTACACCTCCCCCGCGATGGCGTTGCTGCTCGGGGTGAGCATCGTCGGCATCGTGCGGGCCCGGGAGCGCGCCACCGCGGTGCTGGCCGTCCTCGCCGTCGCCGCGACACCGAATTTCCTGATGGTCCAGCGCGGCCCGTATGCCAAGGAGGGTATGGACTTCAGCCAGGTCGCCGACGTCATCACCGCGCACGCCGCCACCGGCGACTGTCTGATCATGGACAACACCACCAACTGGATGCCGGGCCCGATCCGGCCGCTGACCGCGGCACGACCCGCGGCCTACGCCAAGCTGATCGATCCCGGCCGCGGGATGCGCGCCGCCGATCGGAACCGGTTGTGGGACGCGCATCTGGGCATCTGGGGGGTCGCCGACCGGGTTCGCGCGTGCACCGTTCTGTGGACGGTGTCCCAACGCGATCGGGCCGTCCCGGACCGGCAGAGCGGCGCCGCACTGGATCCGGGACCGCGGTTGCGCCGCGCCCCGGCCTACCAGGTGCCCGAGCGGATGGGCTTCCACATCGTGGAGCGCTGGCAGTTCAATTTCGCCCAGGTGGTGAAGTCCATGCGCTGATAGCTCAATACAACTCGGGACGCCGATCGCCGAACAGGTCCACATGCTCGGTGAGCGCCTTGTCGTGGGTGACGCTGAGGTCGACGTCGGCGATCGCCATGCCAGGGCCGGAGCCGACGGCAGAGAGCACCCAACCGTCGGGGGACACCACCGCGCTGCCCTCCGTCCACGCCTGTCCGCGTTCCACCCCGGTGCGATCGCAGCAGGCGACGGCCACCTTGCTGGCCCGGGCGGTGGCCATCGCGTTGATCACCTCGCCGGGGTGTTCACCATCCGGACGGGGAAACAGTGGCCAATTGACCGGTGCGGCAATGAGTTCCGCCCCGGCCAGCGCAACCGGCCTGGTCAGTTCCGGGAACTCCAGGTCGTAGCACACCATCACCGCGATGGCGCCGTGCCGGGTGGCGACCACTTCCGGCACCGCCGCGCCGGGCGTGAAGACCAACTTCTCCCGGTCCCACAGATGCGATTTGCGATAGAAGCCCAGCACCCCGGATCCGTCGAGCATCACCGCACTGTTGTAGAGCAGTCCGTCGGTACCGCTCTCGGCGAATCCGCCGATCACGACGGCGTCACCGGCCGCGGCGATCCACTCGGCGAACGTGTCGGCGGTGGCCGGCCGCGCGAGCGACCGGGCCTCGTCGGCGTCGGCGAACATGTACCCGGAGGTCACCAGTTCGGGTAGGACGACGACATCGGCACCGGCGGCGACCGCGGCGCGGATCTGCTCGACGATCAGGGCGGTGTTGGCCGTCAGGTCGCCGAACACGGGCGCGATCTGGCAACAGGCGATCCGGGTCATCAGCGCAGTGTAGTCACGGCAGGGCGGTACGGGCCTTCAGCGCCAGCCACAGCTCCATGCGGTCGTCGCCGTCGTCCAGGCGCCGCCCGGTCAGCTGGGCGATCCGTTCGATACGGTTGCGAACGGTGTTGCGGTGCACCGACAACCGGGCCGCGGCGGGATCCCACGCCCCGTTGACCCGCAGCCACTGGTCGAGGGTGCGCAGCAACTCCACCCGCTCTCCCGGTTCGAGTTGGTCCAGCGGTGCGAGCACCGCGTCGCCGAATCCGCGCACCGTCTCGGGCTCCCCCAGCGACAACAGCAGCGACACGGTCTCGCCCTCACCCGCGGTGACGACGCGGCCCAGCCGCCGGCTGACCGGAACCAGGGACCGGGCTTGGGCGGCGGACACCCCGAGCGTCTCCGGACTGGTCGCGGCGCCGACGCCGGTGGGCAGGCCCGCGGCGTG harbors:
- a CDS encoding cytochrome P450, giving the protein MTATLSHTGIAPRRNGAPPPEVPLADIDLGSLEFWEWDDDHRDGAFATLRRESPITFFSVPEFAGFPSGAGHWAFTTYEDVRHASRHPEIFSSSPTSTSLSDVPAEIAEFFGSMITLDDPRHLRLRGIVNRAFTPKVVARIEDSVRERARRLVAQMIDRHPDGEADFVAEVAGQLPLQIICDLMGIPEEDEADVFHWTTVLLGAGDDEVSGDYDEILKVSTSLATYGMELAELRRARPAEDLTTNLVQAEVDGERLSSAEIASFFILLSAAGNETTRNAISHGMVALTRYPEQRQIWWDDFDTVAPTAVEEIVRWASPLIFMRRNLTEDIEMRGISMKAGDKVSMWYASANRDETKFADPYRFDVTRNPNPQIGYGAGGAHFCLGANLARREIRVLFDELRLRVPEIVAIAEPAILRSAFIHGIKRLPVAWT
- a CDS encoding MBL fold metallo-hydrolase, coding for MNSPHSLVSDDYTGHLDPGTAARRTLPAATIIKASVGPMDNNAYLITCSETGKTLLIDAANDADRLVELIRTHAPDISLIVTSHQHPDHWQALEAVAKATGAPTAAHALDAEPLPVRPYRILSDGDTVPIGNLTFDVIHLQGHTEGSVALALRGADSDVTHLFTGDCLFPGGVGKTWKDGDFERLLGDVSTKLFDRYPDSTVVYPGHGDDTTLGAERPHLEEWKQRGW
- a CDS encoding universal stress protein — translated: MSAYRTVVVGTDGSDSSLRAVERAGEIAANAGAKLIVATAYFPQSEDHHAADVLKDEGYKMTGNAPIYAILKEASDRAKVAGATDIEEKAIVGAPVDALVDLANDSGADLLVVGNVGLSTIAGRLLGSVPANVARRSKVDVLIVHTS
- a CDS encoding nitrilase-related carbon-nitrogen hydrolase gives rise to the protein MTRIACCQIAPVFGDLTANTALIVEQIRAAVAAGADVVVLPELVTSGYMFADADEARSLARPATADTFAEWIAAAGDAVVIGGFAESGTDGLLYNSAVMLDGSGVLGFYRKSHLWDREKLVFTPGAAVPEVVATRHGAIAVMVCYDLEFPELTRPVALAGAELIAAPVNWPLFPRPDGEHPGEVINAMATARASKVAVACCDRTGVERGQAWTEGSAVVSPDGWVLSAVGSGPGMAIADVDLSVTHDKALTEHVDLFGDRRPELY
- the uvrA gene encoding excinuclease ABC subunit UvrA, with protein sequence MSDRLVVKGAREHNLRGVDLDLPRDAMIVFTGLSGSGKSSLAFDTIFAEGQRRYVESLSAYARQFLGQMDKPDVDFIEGLSPAVSIDQKSTNRNPRSTVGTITEVYDYLRLLYARAGTPHCPVCGERIARQTPQQIVDQVLAMDEGLRFQVLAPVVRTRKGEFVDLFDKLNSQGYSRVRVDGVVHPLTDPPKLKKQEKHDIEVVVDRLTVKASSKQRLTDSVETALGLADGIVVLEFVDRDDDHPHREQRFSEKLACPNGHPLAVDDLEPRSFSFNSPYGACPECTGLGIKKEVDPELVVPDPELTLAEGAVAPWSMGHTSEYFTRMMAGLGEELGFDVNTPWKKLPAKARKAILEGSDHQVHVRYKNRYGRTRSYYADFEGVLAFLQRRMEQTESEQMKERYEGFMRDIPCPECAGTRLKPEILAVTLAAGTYGAKSIAEVAELSIADCANFLNALTLGAREQAIAGQVLKEIQSRLGFLLDVGLEYLSLSRAAATLSGGEAQRIRLATQIGSGLVGVLYVLDEPSIGLHQRDNRKLIDTLVRLRNLGNTLIVVEHDLDTIAHADWVVDIGPAAGEHGGRIVHSGTYQDLLKNTESLTGAYLSGKESIEVPAIRRPVDRKRQLTVVGAREHNLKEVDVAFPLGVLTSVTGVSGSGKSTLVNDILATVLANKLNGARQVPGRHTRINGIDQLDKLVRVDQSPIGRTPRSNPATYTGVFDKIRTLFAATTEAKVRGYQPGRFSFNVKGGRCEACSGDGTLKIEMNFLPDVYVPCEVCHGARYNRETLEVHYKGKTISEVLDMPIEEATEFFEPISSIHRYLKTLVDVGLGYVRLGQPAPTLSGGEAQRVKLAAELQKRSTGRTVYILDEPTTGLHFEDIRKLLRVINGLVDKGNTVIVIEHNLDVIKTSDWIVDMGPEGGAGGGTVVAQGTPEDVAATPGSYTGQFLAEMLDPPAVAPAPAPARKRRKVSA
- a CDS encoding glycosyltransferase family 39 protein, giving the protein MELSLLTRREPATLLRSGRLDGVLVAVFAIAVSAAGAARPSLWFDEAATISASTRTIPELVRLLGNIDAVHGAYYLLMHGWFAVFPATEFWSRFSSCLAVGLAAAGVVALGRRFVGRSAAVTAGVVFAILPRVTWAGIEARSYALTAAAAVWLTVLLVAACRRPRLWVAYGAGLVLAAVLNVFMVLLVLPHAVFAATLRDRRSTAAWAGAAAAAVLTVAPLLLFCRTQIAQVRWISPLSARTVGEILKEQYFDDSLAFAVCAGFILLLPLAFRRLRPAEPGARRLLRLCAAWAVLPTAMLLLYSIVAEPIYYPRYLTYTSPAMALLLGVSIVGIVRARERATAVLAVLAVAATPNFLMVQRGPYAKEGMDFSQVADVITAHAATGDCLIMDNTTNWMPGPIRPLTAARPAAYAKLIDPGRGMRAADRNRLWDAHLGIWGVADRVRACTVLWTVSQRDRAVPDRQSGAALDPGPRLRRAPAYQVPERMGFHIVERWQFNFAQVVKSMR